In Pirellulaceae bacterium, the sequence TGTCTGAATAAAACAAGTGTCTTCCAATCTTGGACGGGTTTGCCGTCTGGTCTGAAGCAAAAGAAAGTGAGAAAACGATGTACAGATATTGGACCGCTGTCGCTCTCGTTGTTGCGCTAGTCGCGGGCTGTGAGAAGAAGCCGGTTGACGAGGGTTCGAGTAACCAGACGACTGCCAAAACCAAATCAACCGAATCCGCTCAGCCGGCCGAAGTTGGTTCAAGTAGCGAGGCGACAGCCCAAGTCAAATCGTCAGACGCCGCTCCGTCGGCGGTCGAAGAGCAAGACACGGCGGAACCTACTGGGCTTGCTAATGCCGATAACAATCTGACCACCTCGACAGCAGTCGCGGCGAAGGAAGACACGACGGTTGACGCGGGGACCGATGATCAGCAATTGACCCCTGATCAAATCAAAAGCCAAATCAATGAAAAACTTAAGGCGGCGATGGCGGCTCGCGATGTCGATCAGGCGATTGCTGTGTTGGAAGAAGGACGTACGCAGCTCCCTGACGACAAAGATATTTCAATGGCGTTGTTGCGATTCCAACTGCAAAACGATTTACAAAAAAAGGCGAATGGGCCGGATCAGGAAGCAGTCGCAGCCGATTTTCTCAAGACGCACGCATTGGCGAATGAAATCTTAGGTGATGACGAAATCACGGATCCGCAGTTGGCCCAGATTCGACAATTGGTAGACTTTAATCGTATCCGTGCAATTGCATTGTCGGGAGACGTAGCTGAGACCGCGGCGGCTCTGGCGGCTGCCTATGATTCCGGGTTTGAGCAATATCGTGGTCTCGACAAGGATCCATTCTTCGCAGCGATCGCGGATCAACCTGAATTTCAAAAGGTGATTGATGACAATACGAATCGCCTGCAAGCCAAATATCGCGAGGCAGCTCGCGAAGAATTTGCGAATGCGGAAGATATCGATTTCGATTTTGATTTGCCTGACTTAGAAGGAAATTCCGTCAAGTTGTCTGACTTTGCG encodes:
- a CDS encoding TlpA disulfide reductase family protein, which translates into the protein MYRYWTAVALVVALVAGCEKKPVDEGSSNQTTAKTKSTESAQPAEVGSSSEATAQVKSSDAAPSAVEEQDTAEPTGLANADNNLTTSTAVAAKEDTTVDAGTDDQQLTPDQIKSQINEKLKAAMAARDVDQAIAVLEEGRTQLPDDKDISMALLRFQLQNDLQKKANGPDQEAVAADFLKTHALANEILGDDEITDPQLAQIRQLVDFNRIRAIALSGDVAETAAALAAAYDSGFEQYRGLDKDPFFAAIADQPEFQKVIDDNTNRLQAKYREAAREEFANAEDIDFDFDLPDLEGNSVKLSDFAGKVVIVDLWGTWCPPCRMEIPHFIELQDKFKDDLEVVGITYEQVQDEQAAIKQISEFVKAEGVNYPCVIGDEATQQSLEVRGFPTTLFIDREGKVRLKIVGYHPYEKLEGYVAELIGDGKPSS